In Salvelinus alpinus chromosome 30, SLU_Salpinus.1, whole genome shotgun sequence, a single genomic region encodes these proteins:
- the LOC139560107 gene encoding B-type lectin plumieribetin-like — protein MSKNYMSKYDEMRKGDYMWSNNKEYKAVFQEDGNFVIYGWRQMWSSDTAGQRDAYRLCMQDDSNFVMYKRDNKMMWQTKSQAQGFKMCRMYLRNDGNLVVEKDGEEMWNSSSSKGHKQ, from the exons ATGAGCAAGAACTACATGTCCAAGTATGATGAGATGCGTAAGGGAGACTACATGTGGTCCAATAACAAGGAATACAAGGCAGTTTTCCAG GAGGACGGTAACTTTGTCATCTATGGCTGGAGGCAGATGTGGTCCTCTGACACCGCCGGACAGCGTGACGCCTACCGCCTGTGCATGCAAGACGACAGCAACTTTGTCATGTACAAGAGGGATAACAAGATGATGTGGCAAACCAAGAGCCAGGCTCAAGGGTTCAAGATGTGCCGCATGTACCTGCGTAACGACGGCAACCTGGTCGTCGAGAAGGACGGAGAAGAAATGTGGAACTCTTCTTCCTCCAAGGGTCACAAGCAGTGA